Proteins encoded together in one Xenopus laevis strain J_2021 chromosome 6L, Xenopus_laevis_v10.1, whole genome shotgun sequence window:
- the LOC121394860 gene encoding palmitoyltransferase ZDHHC20-like produces the protein MDKEENNACKRRKSRVLVTLIIGLLVTCYYIFVVELCIFTVPSQELKATFLVMFHILFLLCMWSYLRVVITPPAVPPETFRLSESDKQLYLSEENPEVQEQILSCAAKNLPLYYNIDSKTPIKYCRKCQFIKPDRCHHCTACDICILKVDHHCVFLNNCVGFSNYKFFLLFLLYVPLLLIFTSAVSLYCSILFWTGQVTNMDSKDSVIALFCMSTMFCIIFCYRYIYEHYSLVLMNDTLLEFNEGIHCKYNPYDLGYRKNWRQVFGNKKRYWFIPIFSSLGDGSSFPLGDAKEDIEKNGAIDCQTSK, from the coding sequence atggacaaagaagaaaataatgCATGTAAGAGGAGAAAGAGCAGGGTATTGGTTACACTAATCATCGGGCTCCTTGTTACCTGCTATTACATATTTGTGGTGGAGCTGTGCATATTTACTGTACCATCACAAGAGCTAAAGGCAACTTTCCTGGTGATGTTCCACATTTTGTTCCTCCTGTGCATGTGGAGTTATCTTCGGGTTGTTATAACGCCTCCAGCCGTCCCTCCTGAAACATTCCGCCTATCGGAGTCTGACAAGCAGCTGTATCTGAGTGAGGAGAACCCAGAAGTGCAGGAGCAAATCCTCAGCTGTGCGGCCAAAAACTTGCCTTTATATTACAATATAGATTCAAAAACACCAATTAAGTACTGTAGAAAATGCCAATTCATAAAGCCAGACAGGTGCCATCATTGTACAGCGTGTGACATCTGTATACTGAAAGTGGATCATCATTGCGTATTTCTAAACAACTGCGTGGGATTTTCCAACTACAAGTTCTTCCTCCTGTTCCTGCTCTATGTTCCCCTACTGCTTATATTCACTAGTGCAGTGTCCCTTTATTGCTCCATACTGTTCTGGACTGGTCAAGTGACAAACATGGATTCCAAAGACTCAGTCATTGCGCTGTTCTGCATGAGTACAATGTTCTGTATAATCTTTTGTTATCGGTATATTTATGAACATTACTCACTGGTTTTAATGAATGACACTCTTTTAGAGTTTAATGAAGGCATACATTGTAAGTATAATCCCTATGACTTGGGCTACAGAAAGAACTGGAGACAAGTGTTTGGCAATAAAAAGAGATATTGGTTCATCCCAATCTTCAGCAGTTTAGGAGATGGCTCCTCATTCCCACTGGGTGATGCCAAAGAGGACATAGAGAAAAATGGGGCTATTGACTGCCAAACTTCTAAATGA
- the LOC121394617 gene encoding uncharacterized protein LOC121394617 — protein sequence MAELDDLLAKLRTEAQKRGDDWLRQLIPQTDADPAPAIPRRSRRARAPSRLSPSPAGKKSREVERGRSMAAEARVGSSGGRRQRSPSPQPSTSAAPAELRQGRRRQAQTVAGRSSSMAGSPRRGSQRSGMTAGARVSQAEQASERGRLTGPGAQWGRREREDAAGPCEGVSAVGASFVRRPRESAVWREENVLPVGGNSDTSAGTLRGGALGGRAGRDMQNTEQGDIRVAAGTQEARFWASETAVGGEATTMLRGTADTDGPSSLVSLQVPGHGSTTIQDGEGTRREEQPTTSNVPGTDQTATNTIALNIQQEKGPGSGEQTGPAESFFECLRQIFSQWQKGQGGVETGVLGGNKVAPELGKDGQTAATRVTDAASSISSLVGQGEASSGEKSKEKKLPLSDSAKGSTYVCYEGPLGAHLKQEIKEKIWKREYVDIFTLLPLERFGIDRYEKGKEHRKEEDEERRRFRLIPRTFGNWLQAFSILASVIGEKHPEVCSALFCYLDGIWEAHRVYGGYAWLRYDEQFRQRIAVRADLNWDHRDIGLWMRLMNNKGYQGYTGAVGGSSQPFPSGSGGHSSTPAGAHKKGVCWLFNDSQCKWGASCRFRHECSWCGGNHPVSRCFKKSKGAGSRAKEGFGKGGDSGEPRGDASMVK from the coding sequence ATGGCAGAGCTGGACGACCTGTTGGCGAAACTACGGACCGAGGCGCAGAAGAGGGGAGATGACTGGCTGCGACAGCTGATACCGCAGACGGACGCTGACCCGGCGCCAGCCATACCGAGGCGGTCGCGGAGAGCACGGGCCCCTAGCAGACTTAGTCCGTCGCCAGCCGGTAAGAAGAGCCGTGAGGTGGAACGTGGGCGCAGCATGGCGGCAGAGGCCAGGGTCGGAAGCAGCGGCGGGAGAAGACAGAGGTCCCCATCACCACAGCCGAGTACCTCAGCAGCTCCGGCTGAGTTGAGGCAGGGCAGGAGGCGGCAGGCACAGACAGTGGCGGGAAGGAGCAGCAGCATGGCGGGCAGCCCAAGGAGGGGAAGTCAGAGGAGCGGAATGACCGCTGGAGCCAGGGTCAGCCAAGCGGAGCAGGCAAGTGAGCGGGGGAGACTGACAGGTCCCGGAGCGCAGTGGGGAAGGCGGGAGAGAGAGGATGCGGCGGGCCCCTGTGAAGGGGTCAGCGCTGTGGGGGCAAGTTTTGTTCGGCGCCCCAGAGAGAGCGCAGTGTGGCGCGAAGAGAATGTGCTGCCTGTTGGGGGGAACAGTGACACTTCTGCGGGAACCCTGAGAGGGGGGGCCTTGGGGggaagagcagggagagacatgCAGAACACTGAACAAGGGGACATTAGAGTTGCAGCTGGCACACAGGAGGCCCGGTTTTGGGCTAGTGAGACAGCGGTGGGAGGGGAGGCCACAACCATGCTGAGGGGTACGGCAGATACGGATGGGCCCTCTTCACTTGTTTCATTGCAGGTCCCAGGACATGGCAGCACAACTATACAGGATGGAGAGGGGACAAGACGTGAAGAACAACCGACTACAAGTAATGTGCCAGGTACTGATCAGACAGCTACTAATACAATTGCATTGAATATACAGCAAGAAAAAGGGCCAGGGAGTGGGGAACAGACTGGTCCTGCGGAGTCATTTTTTGAGTGTCTGCGACAGATTTTTTCCCAGTGGCAAAAAGGGCAAGGTGGGGTGGAAACTGGGGTGCTAGGAGGGAACAAGGTGGCGCCCGAGTTAGGAAAAGATGGGCAGACGGCCGCTACAAGGGTGACAGATGCGGCAAGCTCTATATCATCATTAGTTGGGCAAGGGGAGGCAAGCAGTGGTGAAAAGAGCAAGGAGAAAAAATTGCCACTGTCAGATTCTGCAAAAGGTAGCACATATGTTTGCTACGAGGGCCCATTGGGGGCTCACCTTAAACAGgagataaaagaaaaaatttggaAGAGGGAGTATGTTGACATTTTTACGCTGTTGCCTCTGGAACGCTTTGGAATAGACCGATACGAGAAAGGGAAGGAACATAGgaaggaggaggatgaggagAGACGTAGATTTAGGCTGATTCCCAGAACATTCGGGAATTGGCTGCAAGCTTTTTCTATATTGGCCAGTGTTATAGGGGAAAAGCACCCGGAGGTGTGTTCTGCGTTATTTTGTTATTTGGACGGGATTTGGGAGGCGCACCGAGTGTATGGCGGTTACGCGTGGCTTCGCTACGATGAACAGTTTCGTCAACGTATAGCGGTTCGGGCGGACCTTAATTGGGATCATAGGGATATTGGGCTTTGGATGCGTTTAATGAACAATAAAGGGTACCAAGGGTATACAGGAGCAGTGGGGGGTTCAAGTCAGCCCTTTCCCAGTGGCTCCGGCGGACACAGCTCTACTCCGGCCGGGGCACACAAAAAAGGAGTATGTTGGCTGTTTAATGACAGCCAATGTAAGTGGGGAGCGTCATGCAGATTCAGGCATGAATGTTCATGGTGTGGGGGGAATCACCCTGTCAGCAgatgttttaaaaaatcaaagggaGCTGGGAGCAGAGCGAAAGAGGGTTTTGGAAAAGGGGGTGACTCCGGTGAACCTCGGGGCGATGCTTCCATGGTTAAATAA